A genomic segment from Dermatobacter hominis encodes:
- a CDS encoding acyltransferase family protein: protein MKDGRGRIAPPEGARFHWEDLPEAPVDADPDDTPATTVEVGAGDVVDRDDDGEAGAGGGDLDDGDGDDGGGRRTGGAATTVLEREPRAVRRVERRRSTATTVEPLGHRPALDGLRAVAVAAVLVYHARFEWIPGGFLGVSAFFTLSGFLITSLLLREHAGSGGVDLRRFWRRRFRRLLPASWTTIALVLAMGAIGLWTTDQLRDLRSDVPFSLAEIVNWHFIAADRSYGAQFVAPSPLEHFWSLSVEQQFYVLLPLLLLGGLALGRRRAERSLAPLVGVLAVVGLASAVANGVFARSSIDRAYFGTDTRMVEMVVGALLACAMLHGIRLRPGPLRRIWPALSVVAVVVTLWLWHVATVESTWMYPWGFLLTAAATATIIVGALQPGVLGSVMSWRPLVWIGGISYGIYLLHWPVFLWLTPARTGWAPWPLFALRVAVTITAAFVMHRVVEQPIRLGDVLPSPRGAALAGVALIALIGGDAVVTNDLPAPSALEQASASQPTAPPAPPLVKVLVVGDELAGTLQPVAGEEVDGLEVSVAAAPSCGLTVGGYVQVADGRIERDPDRCGAVRDTWTAAVEQQRPDIVLVWGGVRDLANRRLGVEDQSWLPSNDPAIADFQRADVGALLDGLSSTGSRVVVLTVPRLESQVLPGPTPPVVVSSDPQRAALSTYRDEVAASGAPAPSHTENDPARIDAWNQLLTAVAADRGADVLDLAGELRTRTGGELAPQLRDVGLGLTAEGRSLVLEWLEPQLREITERTAPASTPSVASEAPLPPAPPPAPRRTAAPGRRATVMVAGDSVAYNYSTALAGWAQGRSDVRTSNVAQLGCPIARGGDFRFLRNFNEFPGRCDWSATFPGWLAERDPNVVVLTSGIWEVVDRKLPGDSRWRHIGQPEIDDYLLRELLSAIDVLGSKGATVALVTYPHFDAGQDQGFTGLPESEPARVDRLNEIIRHAASLRPGVTAVIDLQTWLASQPGGEVDPAKRQDGLHFLDSYLPTIGEWMGPQVLELARNGPPPAPAGG, encoded by the coding sequence GTGAAGGACGGTCGCGGTCGCATCGCGCCCCCGGAGGGGGCCAGGTTCCACTGGGAGGACCTCCCCGAGGCGCCCGTCGACGCCGACCCGGACGACACCCCGGCGACCACCGTCGAGGTCGGTGCCGGCGACGTCGTCGACCGCGACGATGACGGCGAAGCCGGTGCCGGCGGCGGCGACCTCGACGACGGCGACGGCGACGACGGTGGCGGGCGGCGCACCGGCGGGGCGGCGACGACCGTGCTCGAGCGCGAGCCGCGGGCGGTCCGCCGCGTCGAGCGGCGACGCAGCACCGCCACGACCGTGGAGCCGCTCGGCCACCGCCCCGCGCTCGACGGGCTCCGGGCGGTCGCGGTCGCGGCCGTGCTCGTGTACCACGCCCGCTTCGAGTGGATCCCCGGCGGGTTCCTCGGCGTGTCGGCGTTCTTCACGCTGTCCGGGTTCCTGATCACCTCGCTGCTGCTCCGCGAGCACGCCGGCTCGGGCGGCGTGGACCTGCGCCGCTTCTGGCGCCGGCGGTTCCGGCGACTGCTGCCGGCGTCGTGGACGACGATCGCGCTCGTCCTGGCCATGGGCGCGATCGGCCTCTGGACGACCGACCAGCTGCGCGACCTGCGCTCCGACGTGCCGTTCTCCCTCGCCGAGATCGTCAACTGGCACTTCATCGCCGCCGACCGGTCCTACGGGGCGCAGTTCGTCGCCCCGTCGCCCCTCGAGCACTTCTGGAGCCTGTCGGTCGAGCAGCAGTTCTACGTGCTGCTGCCGCTCCTGCTCCTCGGCGGGCTGGCCCTCGGCCGCCGCCGCGCCGAGCGGTCCCTGGCCCCGCTCGTCGGCGTGCTCGCCGTGGTCGGCCTCGCATCGGCCGTCGCCAACGGCGTGTTCGCGCGCAGCTCGATCGACCGCGCCTACTTCGGCACCGACACGCGGATGGTCGAGATGGTCGTGGGCGCGCTGCTCGCCTGCGCCATGCTGCACGGCATCCGGCTCCGGCCCGGCCCGCTGCGGCGGATCTGGCCCGCGCTGTCGGTCGTCGCCGTCGTCGTCACGCTGTGGCTCTGGCACGTCGCCACGGTCGAGTCGACGTGGATGTACCCGTGGGGCTTCCTCCTGACGGCGGCGGCCACCGCCACGATCATCGTCGGCGCCCTGCAGCCGGGCGTGCTCGGCTCGGTGATGTCGTGGCGTCCGCTCGTGTGGATCGGCGGCATCAGCTACGGCATCTACCTGCTGCACTGGCCGGTCTTCCTCTGGCTCACGCCGGCCCGCACCGGCTGGGCGCCGTGGCCGCTGTTCGCGCTGCGGGTCGCCGTCACGATCACCGCGGCGTTCGTCATGCACCGGGTGGTCGAGCAGCCGATCCGGCTCGGCGACGTGCTGCCGTCGCCGAGGGGCGCGGCGCTGGCCGGCGTGGCGCTGATCGCCCTGATCGGCGGCGATGCCGTCGTCACGAACGACCTGCCGGCCCCCAGCGCGCTCGAGCAGGCCTCCGCGTCGCAGCCGACCGCCCCGCCGGCGCCGCCGCTGGTCAAGGTCCTCGTGGTGGGCGACGAGCTCGCCGGCACGCTCCAGCCGGTCGCGGGCGAGGAGGTCGACGGGCTCGAGGTGAGCGTCGCCGCCGCGCCGTCGTGCGGCCTGACCGTGGGCGGGTACGTGCAGGTCGCCGACGGTCGGATCGAGCGCGACCCCGACCGCTGCGGCGCGGTGCGCGACACGTGGACGGCGGCCGTCGAGCAGCAGCGGCCCGACATCGTCCTCGTCTGGGGTGGCGTCCGCGACCTGGCGAACCGTCGCCTCGGCGTGGAGGACCAGTCCTGGCTGCCGTCGAACGACCCGGCGATCGCCGACTTCCAACGTGCCGACGTCGGCGCGCTGCTCGACGGCCTCTCGTCGACCGGCTCGCGGGTCGTGGTGCTCACGGTGCCCCGTCTCGAGAGCCAGGTGCTGCCGGGTCCGACGCCGCCGGTCGTGGTGTCGAGCGATCCGCAGCGGGCGGCGCTGTCGACCTACCGGGACGAGGTCGCGGCGAGCGGCGCACCGGCGCCGTCGCACACCGAGAACGACCCGGCCCGCATCGACGCGTGGAACCAGCTCCTGACGGCGGTGGCGGCCGACCGCGGCGCCGACGTGCTCGACCTGGCCGGCGAGCTGCGCACCCGGACCGGGGGAGAGCTGGCCCCGCAGCTGCGGGACGTCGGTCTCGGCCTCACCGCGGAGGGCCGCTCCCTGGTGCTCGAGTGGCTCGAGCCGCAGCTGCGCGAGATCACGGAGCGGACCGCGCCGGCGTCGACGCCGTCCGTCGCCTCGGAGGCGCCGCTCCCGCCCGCCCCGCCACCGGCGCCACGCCGCACCGCGGCTCCGGGCCGACGCGCGACCGTGATGGTCGCCGGCGACTCCGTCGCCTACAACTACTCCACCGCGCTCGCCGGCTGGGCCCAGGGCCGCTCGGACGTGCGCACCTCGAACGTGGCCCAGCTGGGTTGTCCGATCGCCCGGGGCGGCGACTTCCGGTTCCTGCGCAACTTCAACGAGTTCCCCGGCCGCTGCGACTGGTCGGCGACGTTCCCGGGGTGGCTCGCGGAGCGCGACCCGAACGTCGTCGTGCTGACGTCGGGGATCTGGGAGGTCGTGGACCGGAAGCTGCCCGGCGACAGCCGCTGGCGCCACATCGGCCAGCCCGAGATCGACGACTACCTGCTCCGGGAGCTGCTGTCGGCGATCGACGTGCTCGGCTCCAAGGGCGCGACGGTCGCGCTCGTGACCTACCCGCACTTCGACGCCGGCCAGGACCAGGGCTTCACCGGGCTGCCCGAGTCCGAGCCGGCGCGCGTCGACCGCCTGAACGAGATCATCCGCCACGCCGCCTCGCTGCGGCCGGGTGTCACCGCGGTCATCGACCTGCAGACGTGGCTGGCGTCCCAACCGGGCGGCGAGGTCGATCCGGCGAAGCGCCAGGACGGCCTGCACTTCCTCGACAGCTACCTGCCGACGATCGGCGAGTGGATGGGCCCGCAGGTGCTCGAGCTGGCCCGCAACGGCCCGCCGCCGGCGCCCGCCGGGGGCTGA
- a CDS encoding polyprenol monophosphomannose synthase — MPKVLVIPTYQEAENIAALLREVRSVCPELDVVVADDNSPDGTGKIAEEVAEELGRIQVLHRPGKQGLGAAYRHGFRHALDQGYEVVVQMDADFSHDPAVLPVLLDAVDAGADVAVGSRYVPGGSVPNWTWMRRMLSRWGNTYARTMLRLRLRDATTAFRAYRAEVLEAIDIDGTTANGYLFQIETAFRLSVAGVRVVEVPITFVDRVAGSSKMAVVRTMAETELRVTWWGIALRAPHLTDRVRATGPGRFAESRIRPTGSPRNL; from the coding sequence GTGCCGAAGGTGCTGGTGATCCCCACGTACCAGGAGGCGGAGAACATCGCCGCGCTCCTGCGCGAGGTGCGGTCCGTCTGCCCCGAGCTCGACGTCGTCGTCGCCGACGACAACAGCCCCGACGGCACCGGCAAGATCGCCGAGGAGGTCGCCGAGGAGCTGGGTCGAATCCAGGTCCTGCACCGGCCCGGCAAGCAGGGGCTCGGGGCGGCGTACCGGCACGGGTTCCGACATGCGCTCGATCAGGGGTACGAGGTCGTGGTGCAGATGGACGCCGACTTCTCCCACGACCCCGCGGTCCTGCCCGTGCTCCTCGACGCGGTCGACGCCGGCGCCGACGTGGCGGTCGGGTCGCGCTACGTGCCCGGTGGCTCGGTCCCCAACTGGACGTGGATGCGCCGGATGCTCTCCCGCTGGGGCAACACGTACGCCCGGACCATGTTGCGCCTTCGCCTGCGTGACGCGACCACGGCGTTCCGCGCCTACCGCGCCGAGGTGCTCGAGGCGATCGACATCGACGGCACCACCGCCAACGGCTACCTCTTCCAGATCGAGACGGCGTTCCGGCTGTCGGTCGCCGGCGTGCGGGTCGTCGAGGTGCCGATCACCTTCGTCGACCGCGTCGCCGGCAGCTCGAAGATGGCGGTGGTGCGGACGATGGCCGAGACCGAGCTGCGGGTGACCTGGTGGGGGATCGCCCTGCGCGCGCCGCACCTGACCGACCGCGTCCGGGCCACCGGTCCGGGGCGCTTCGCCGAGTCCCGCATCCGGCCGACCGGATCGCCCCGGAACCTCTGA
- a CDS encoding glycosyltransferase family 39 protein, translated as MSAAGADVVEPPGATDRPDRSDRWKDVAALGIVAVALLLPVIGLMHYQGPPMEEGFMLAFPEQILQGRMPHDDFLHLYGPGSLWVLAGVYKLFGTSLTVERLVGLLQHAAVAYGLFAALRPWGRRVSTSAAVISVVVLIGPLGLSAMAWNGALAFGICSLAVGTSAARRQDDRRARRLLFIAGLLGGLALLYRPDLVLAVALGLGALWWDLERPRRAPLVWGAVAGVALYIPHLIVSGPVESFRGMFLEPVFELRGGRSLPIPPSWGEVDGFLQRAGALRQTGWPLPMPAVSQQIFLWFALVPLSIALVVFAAWKLRRREPRSSRSLCFWPLALFAAALLQQALQRPDTAHLSWVTGITFALCVPAIASLLEGRLPSWSPGGRTWVGIGAVAVVLIAVIPFYPLRTYADLVGQTFGRNRFGYPITNEGRTFYFGDSAGAESAQRVVDRLQEEAEPGDTLIVGPKDLSRTNYSDAFFYYLFPDLEPGTRYIEMDPGLADAEGSGLSDELLDNDWLILSDAWSGWEEPNDSSGHGSEAPNRVVEDHYCTVEDAGTFELLRRCR; from the coding sequence GTGAGCGCCGCCGGAGCAGACGTCGTCGAGCCACCGGGCGCCACCGACCGCCCGGACCGCTCCGACCGTTGGAAGGACGTGGCCGCGCTCGGGATCGTCGCCGTCGCGCTGCTGCTCCCGGTCATCGGGCTCATGCACTACCAGGGACCCCCCATGGAGGAGGGGTTCATGCTGGCGTTCCCCGAGCAGATCCTCCAGGGTCGGATGCCCCACGACGACTTCCTGCACCTCTACGGGCCGGGGTCGCTCTGGGTGCTCGCCGGCGTCTACAAGCTGTTCGGCACGTCGCTCACCGTCGAGCGCCTGGTCGGGCTCCTCCAGCACGCCGCCGTCGCGTACGGGCTGTTCGCCGCCCTCCGCCCGTGGGGACGCCGGGTCTCGACGTCGGCGGCGGTCATCTCGGTCGTGGTCCTCATCGGCCCGCTCGGCCTGTCGGCGATGGCCTGGAACGGCGCCCTCGCCTTCGGGATCTGCTCGCTCGCGGTCGGGACGTCCGCGGCTCGACGCCAGGACGACCGCCGGGCCCGCCGGCTCCTCTTCATCGCGGGGCTGCTCGGCGGCCTGGCCCTGCTGTACCGCCCGGACCTCGTCCTGGCGGTCGCCCTCGGGCTCGGCGCGCTGTGGTGGGACCTCGAGCGGCCGCGCCGCGCCCCACTGGTCTGGGGTGCGGTGGCGGGCGTCGCGCTCTACATCCCGCACCTGATCGTCTCCGGCCCGGTCGAGTCGTTCCGCGGCATGTTCCTGGAGCCCGTCTTCGAGCTCCGCGGCGGCCGGTCGCTGCCGATCCCGCCGTCGTGGGGCGAGGTCGACGGGTTCCTCCAACGGGCCGGCGCGCTGCGCCAGACGGGGTGGCCGCTGCCGATGCCGGCCGTCTCCCAGCAGATCTTCCTCTGGTTCGCCCTCGTCCCGCTGTCGATCGCCCTCGTGGTGTTCGCGGCGTGGAAGCTGCGACGCCGGGAGCCGCGCTCGTCCCGGTCGCTGTGCTTCTGGCCGCTCGCGCTGTTCGCCGCCGCCCTCCTCCAGCAGGCGCTCCAGCGCCCCGACACCGCACACCTGTCGTGGGTCACCGGCATCACGTTCGCCCTGTGCGTGCCGGCGATCGCCTCGCTCCTCGAGGGCCGGCTGCCGTCGTGGTCGCCGGGCGGGCGCACCTGGGTCGGGATCGGCGCGGTCGCGGTCGTCCTGATCGCCGTCATCCCGTTCTACCCGCTGCGCACCTACGCCGACCTGGTGGGGCAGACGTTCGGCCGGAACCGATTCGGCTACCCGATCACGAACGAGGGCCGGACGTTCTACTTCGGCGACAGCGCAGGGGCCGAGTCGGCCCAGCGCGTGGTGGACCGACTCCAGGAGGAGGCCGAGCCGGGCGACACCCTGATCGTCGGGCCGAAGGACCTGTCGCGCACCAACTACAGCGACGCGTTCTTCTACTACCTGTTCCCGGACCTCGAGCCCGGCACGAGGTACATCGAGATGGACCCGGGGCTCGCCGATGCCGAGGGCTCCGGCCTGTCGGACGAGCTGCTCGACAACGACTGGCTCATCCTCAGCGACGCCTGGAGCGGCTGGGAGGAGCCCAACGACAGCTCGGGGCACGGCTCCGAGGCGCCCAACCGCGTCGTCGAGGACCACTACTGCACCGTCGAGGACGCCGGGACGTTCGAGCTGCTCCGCCGCTGCCGCTGA
- a CDS encoding acyltransferase family protein translates to MADVLTAAPPAVTRRRPALDGMRALAVTFVVIYHLDDQLLPGGFVGVDLFFVLSGYLITALLVRERASEGAISLRGFWRRRVRRLWPLAWVVLALVAFAGVLGVWNADQQRALPAETAAALANVANWWQAAHGGYVEQFVAPSPLRHFWSLAVEEQFYLVWPLVLAGLLAAAVRRGPRVVWGALAAMSAASIVLAWVETPDRAYLGTDTRAVALLAGAALAYAFRSHHLRGPTSDGARRAIGAWALAGAAVVGYVLVAATPASEWLHHGGFAVIAVAGTGLVASVLTNAPVQRALRAGPLVWLGRRSYAVYLLHWPLIVALGPERSTAVKAAVVIPVSLLGAELFHRRLELPAIAGRWRPRVLSIAGVVLVVAMAGALFVARPEGPTPVDQVAETLEAVPDPTTTTTAPCTPSTVVAPQFGGAIEFDPRTVVTVADPTHTCADQVRVMVVGDSMGRGVSNGLVALNDPRLEVWDRTVTGCSFGPEECPDWRQIWSVDVIGVEPDVVLLYTNLQEDLKGVEDAPYLSAEGRQQRIAALTEAVQILGRDGAKVMLITPGVPVRPNGLYYCDNRTKGSKCDPAWVQEWGSDVQEVAAATGAGVIDVGGWLAARPATEATDRPDGLHLSGDALREHAAWLVPQLLAAGGEAKAAAGEEARAAAGEEARAAAGGEPKAGGASTGSTGRSTTTTTAPSR, encoded by the coding sequence ATGGCTGACGTGCTGACCGCGGCGCCGCCCGCGGTGACCCGGCGGCGTCCCGCCCTGGACGGGATGCGAGCCCTGGCGGTCACCTTCGTGGTGATCTACCACCTCGACGACCAGCTCCTGCCGGGCGGGTTCGTCGGCGTCGACCTCTTCTTCGTCCTGTCGGGCTACCTGATCACGGCCCTGCTGGTGCGGGAGCGGGCGAGCGAGGGCGCCATCTCGCTGCGCGGGTTCTGGCGGCGACGGGTGCGGCGCCTGTGGCCGCTGGCGTGGGTGGTGCTGGCGCTCGTGGCCTTCGCCGGCGTCCTCGGCGTGTGGAACGCCGACCAGCAGCGCGCCCTGCCGGCCGAGACGGCCGCCGCGCTCGCCAACGTCGCCAACTGGTGGCAGGCGGCCCACGGCGGCTACGTCGAGCAGTTCGTCGCGCCCTCGCCGCTGCGGCACTTCTGGTCGCTCGCGGTCGAGGAGCAGTTCTACCTCGTGTGGCCGCTCGTGCTGGCGGGGCTGCTCGCCGCCGCGGTGCGGCGGGGGCCTCGGGTGGTGTGGGGCGCGCTGGCGGCGATGTCGGCCGCGTCGATCGTGCTGGCCTGGGTCGAGACGCCGGACCGGGCCTACCTCGGCACCGACACGCGGGCCGTCGCGCTGCTCGCCGGTGCGGCGCTGGCCTACGCGTTCCGGTCGCACCACCTCCGGGGGCCCACCTCGGACGGGGCCCGACGCGCGATCGGCGCGTGGGCGCTCGCGGGAGCGGCGGTCGTGGGCTACGTCCTCGTCGCGGCCACACCCGCCTCCGAGTGGCTGCACCACGGCGGCTTCGCCGTCATCGCGGTCGCCGGCACCGGGCTCGTGGCCTCGGTGCTGACCAACGCGCCGGTGCAGCGGGCCCTGCGGGCCGGCCCGCTCGTCTGGCTCGGCCGCCGCTCGTACGCCGTCTACCTGCTCCACTGGCCGCTGATCGTGGCGCTCGGGCCCGAGCGCAGCACCGCGGTGAAGGCGGCGGTCGTGATCCCCGTGTCGCTCCTCGGTGCCGAGCTGTTCCACCGGCGCCTCGAGCTGCCCGCGATCGCAGGGCGCTGGCGGCCGCGGGTGCTGTCGATCGCCGGCGTCGTCCTCGTGGTCGCCATGGCCGGCGCGCTGTTCGTCGCCCGGCCCGAGGGACCGACGCCGGTCGACCAGGTCGCGGAGACGCTCGAGGCGGTGCCCGACCCGACGACCACCACGACGGCGCCGTGCACGCCCTCGACGGTCGTCGCCCCGCAGTTCGGCGGGGCGATCGAGTTCGATCCCCGGACCGTGGTCACGGTCGCCGACCCGACCCACACGTGCGCCGACCAGGTGCGGGTCATGGTGGTCGGCGACTCGATGGGCCGCGGCGTGTCCAACGGCCTCGTCGCGCTCAACGACCCCCGGCTCGAGGTGTGGGACCGGACCGTGACGGGGTGCTCGTTCGGCCCCGAGGAGTGCCCGGACTGGCGGCAGATCTGGTCGGTCGACGTGATCGGCGTCGAACCCGACGTGGTCCTGCTCTACACGAACCTGCAGGAGGACCTGAAGGGCGTGGAGGACGCGCCGTACCTGTCGGCCGAGGGCCGCCAGCAGCGGATCGCCGCGCTGACCGAGGCCGTGCAGATCCTCGGCCGCGACGGGGCGAAGGTCATGCTGATCACCCCGGGCGTCCCGGTCCGACCGAACGGCCTCTACTACTGCGACAACCGGACGAAGGGGTCCAAGTGCGACCCGGCCTGGGTGCAGGAGTGGGGGAGCGACGTGCAGGAGGTCGCCGCCGCGACGGGGGCGGGCGTGATCGACGTCGGCGGCTGGCTCGCGGCGCGGCCCGCGACCGAGGCGACCGACCGGCCCGACGGGTTGCACCTGTCGGGCGACGCGCTGAGGGAGCACGCGGCGTGGCTCGTGCCGCAGCTCCTCGCTGCCGGCGGGGAGGCGAAGGCCGCTGCCGGCGAAGAGGCACGGGCCGCTGCCGGCGAGGAGGCACGGGCCGCTGCCGGCGGGGAGCCGAAGGCCGGCGGGGCGTCGACCGGGTCGACCGGACGGTCGACGACGACCACGACGGCCCCCTCGCGCTGA